The following DNA comes from Sphingorhabdus sp. M41.
TCGCTATGACCGTCGGATGCAAACCGGAGCCCTGATTTCACTCGCCCTTTATTTCGTTGGCATGTTGGCCATCGGCTTTTACGCCTGGCGCAAATCCACCGACAGTAGCGAAGGCTATTTGCTGGGGGGCCGGAACCTGCATCCCGCTGTGGCCGCGCTGTCTGCCGGGGCGTCCGATATGTCCGGCTGGCTGTTGCTCGGTCTGCCCGGGGCGCTTTATGCGGCCGGTCTGGTCGAGGTATGGATCGGCATCGGGCTGTTTGCCGGCGCGCTGGTTAACTGGATCGTGGTTGCGCCGCGGCTACGCGAGCAGACCGAACGCATGGGCAATGCGCTCACCATCCCCGAATTTCTCGCCAACCGCTTCCCTGACAAGGCTCTGGCCCTGCGGGTAACCTCGGCGATCATCATCGTCCTGTTCTTCGCCGTCTATACCGCAGCGGGACTGGTCGGCGGCGGCAAATTGTTCGAGACCAGCTTTGCCGGCCTGTTCGGCGATACGGGGATGAGCGACTATATGACCGGCATCTGGATGACCGCCGGCGTGGTGCTGGCTTATACGATGGTAGGCGGCTTTCTGGCGGTCAGCCTGACGGATTTTGTCCAGGGCTGCATCATGGTCGTGGCGCTGGTGCTGATGCCGCTGGTGGTGCTGACCGACGATGGCGGGATCAGTGCGATCACCAGCCAGCTCGACGCCCTCGACCCGAATTTCCTCAGCCTGACCGCAGGCCTGTCCTTCATCGGCTTCCTCTCCGCCGTCACCTGGGGCCTGGGCTATTTCGGCCAGCCGCATATCATCGTGCGCTTCATGGCGATCCGTTCGGTCCCGGACGTCGCGAAGGCGCGGACCATCGGCATGAGTTGGATGGGCGTTGCATTGCTCGGCGCCATCGGCGTCGGAATCACCGGCCGCGCCTATGTCGAGATGAACGGACTGGCGCTCGCGGATCCGGAAACCATCTTCATATTGCTGGCTAACACATTGTTTCACCCGCTAATTACCGGATTTTTATTAGCCGCTCTTCTGGCTGCGATCATGAGCACGATCAGTTCGCAATTGCTGGTTTCTTCCAGTTCGCTAACCGAGGATTTCTACCGCCTGTTCCTGCGCAAGAATGCGAGCGAACGGGAAACCGTAAATGTCGGACGGCTGTTCGTCGCGCTGGTTGCCTTGGTCGCGATCTATATTGCCCGCGATCCGGACAGCAAGGTATTGGGACTGGTGTCAAACGCCTGGGCCGGCTTCGGCGCGGCGTTCGGGCCGCTGATATTGCTGTCGCTGACCTGGAAGCGGATGACCGGCGCTGGCGCTGTGTCCGGACTGGTGATAGGTGCCGGCGTAGTGATCCTGTGGATCGCCATGGGCTGGAACAAGGAGTTCCTGGGTGGTCCCGGGGTTTACGAGATTATTCCGGGCTTTGTCGCGGCGCTGGTGGCAATTGTCGGGGTTAGTCTTGCCGGAAGGCCAACCGCCACCGTTTGATACTGCCGGTCGATATTTCCTGAAATGATTGCGCTCGCCTTCTCCCGCGAGGGAGAAGGATGCGAAGACTTGCGAACTTGTTCGCTAGTCGTAGCTGGATGAGGGCGTTCCACATTCCAGAGTGCCGAACGCCCTCATCCAACGCCGCCTAATCGCTAAAGCGATAAGGCTCTGTATCCTTCTCCCTCACGGGAGAAGGGGCTCAGATTAACGCGTCAGCTTCTTGTAAGCCACCCTTGTCGGCCGGTCCGCCGCGTCGCCCAGACGCCTCCGCTTGTCCTCTTCATAGGCTTCGAAATTGCCTTCGAACCATTCCACATGGCTGTCGCCTTCGAACGCCAGGATATGGGTCGCAAGCCGATCGAGGAAGAAGCGGTCATGCGAGATGACCACGGCGCAGCCGGCGAAGTTTTCCAGCGCGTCTTCGAGGGCGCGGAGGGTTTCGACGTCGAGATCGTTGGTCGGTTCATCGAGCAGCAGAACGTTGCCGCCTTCTTTCAGCATTTTGGCAAGATGGACGCGGTTGCGTTCACCGCCGGACAGCTGGCCGACCTTCTTCTGCTGGTCGACGCCCTTGAAGTTGAATGCGCCGACATAGGCGCGGGTCTGGACTTCATTCTTGCCGAAGGTAAAAAAGTCGTGGCCGTCGGAAATTTCTTCCCAGATATTTTTCGACGCGTCGAGCGTGTCGCGGCTCTGGTCTACATAGCCGAGCTTGACCGTATCGCCGAGTTCGAGCGACCCGTTATCGGGCTGTTCCTGACCGGTGATGATCCGGAACAGCGTCGTTTTACCCGCGCCATTGGCACCGATAATGCCGACAATGCCGCCGGGTGGCAGCGAAAATTCGAGATCTTCGAACAATAATTTATCACCATAGGCCTTGGTCAGACCCTTGGCCTCGATCACCTTGGAGCCAAGCCGTTCCGGGGTCTGGATCAGGATCTGCGCCTTGCCGATCACCCGGTTCTCCTGCGAGGCGACCAGATCGTCGAACGACTTGATACGCGCCTTGGACTTGGTCTGCCGCGCCTTGGGGCTTTGCCGCATCCATTCCAGTTCGTGCTCGATCGCCTTTTGGCGGCTCTTGTCCTCGCGCTCTTCCTGCGCCATCCGCTTGGCCTTGGCATCCAGCCAGCTGGAATAATTGCCTTCGAACGGCAGGCCCTTGCCGCGGTCGATTTCGAGCACCCAGTTGACGACATTATCGAGAAAATAGCGGTCATGGGTGACTAGAATGACGTTGCCGGCATAGTCGATCAGATGTTTTTCGAGCCAGGCGACGCTTTCGGCATCGAGATGGTTGGTCGGTTCATCAAGCATCAGGATTTCCGGCTTGTCGAGCAGCAGGCGGCAAAGCGCGACGCGGCGCTTCTCGCCACCGGAAAGATCGGTCACCGGGCTGTCGCCGGGAGGGCAGCGCAAGGCTTCCATCGCGATTTCCAGCTGATTGTCGAGGGTCCAGCCGTCGACTGCATCGATTTTTTCCTGCAGCTCACCCATTTCTTCCATCAGCGCGTCAAAATCGACGTCTTCCGGCGGGTCGCCCATGATCGTGGAAATCTCATTGAAGCGCGCGACCAGGTCGGCGACTTCGCGGACGCCGTCCATGACATTTTCCTTCACCGTCTTGCTTTCGTCGAGCTGCGGTTCCTGCGCCAGATAGCCGACGCGGATGCCCTCGCCTGCCCAGGCTTCACCCTGAAATTCGTCATCCTGGCCCGACATGATCTTCATTAGCGTCGACTTACCGGCGCCATTCTTGCCGATGATGGCGATTTTGGTGCCTGGCAGGAACTGCAGGTGGATATTGTCGAGCACCGGTTTGGGGGCTCCAGGGAAGGTCTTGGTAAGACCTTTCATGACATAGCTATATTGGACGGCCATTAGACTTCTTTCTCGGATTGGCTCCGCTAATCCTGAGCCCGTCGAAGGGTGCTGGTTGAGTAGCATTCTCCGACAAGCGCTGTATCAACGGGATATGGGGCTTGTTTGATAGCTTATGTAGCTATTCCGCCCGCCTGTCGCAAGGGACCATTGGCCAGACTATTGGCAAATGGCAAAAGGCGGGTTAGTCAGCTGTCCATGAAAACATTATCCACCCTGCTCGCCGGCGTCACCGCGCTTTCCCTGTCCACCGCCACTCTGGCTAATGATCATGATCCGATGGCCCTGCAGGCCAAGGCGCTGCAGGACGATGTGGCTTATGATATTGTCGAGGGTCTGACCACCGAAGTGGGGCCACGCCAGGCAGGAACCGAGGCGGAAGCGCGAGCACGGAATTGGGCCGTTGCCAAGCTGAACGCGCTTGGCTTCAGCAATGTTCGCAGCGAAGCTTATTTGATGCCGACCTGGATACGGGGCAAGGAAACGGCGGCAGTCGTCAGCCCTTTCCCGCAGGCGCTGGCGATCACGGCGCTCGGCAATAGCGGCAGCACCGGCGACAAGGGGCTGACCGCCGAGGTCGTATATTTCCCGACGCTGGCGGATCTGGTTGCGGCACCGGATGGCAGCCTGACCGGTAAAATCGCCTTTGTCAGTCATGAGATGAAGCCGACCCAGGACGGATCGAGCTATGGCGCCTTTGGCCCTGCGCGCTTTGTCGGCCCGAATATCGCCGCCAAGAAAGGCGCTGCGGCGATCATCATTCGCTCTGCCGGAACCGACCATCATCGCAATCCGCATACCGGGAACACCAATTTCGAAGCTGGCGTGACGCCGATACCGGCGGGCGCGCTATCCATTCCCGATGCGGAAAATCTGGCGAGGATGTTCGCTCGCGGCAAGGCGGTGAAGCTCAAGCTGGTGCTGACCCCGCAGAATATCGGGCAGCAGCAATCAGGCAACGTGATCGCAGAACTGCCGGGCAGCGATCCGTCGCTCGGCATGATCGTGATTGCCTGCCATCTCGACAGCTGGGACCTGGGTACCGGTGCCATTGACGATGCTTCGGGCTGCGCCATCACTGCCGCCGCCGCAAAACAGATCATGGCTGCAGGCCAACCCAAGCGCACGATCCGGCTGCTCTGGGCCGGGGCCGAGGAAGTCGGCATCTGGGGCGGGAAGGCATATGGCGAAGCGCACACGGGCGACAATCATGCGCTGGCAATGGAATCGGATTTTGGCGCCGACCGGATCTGGCGGGTCGAGTTCAATTTTCCCGATAGCGCGACCTCCGTCGCAAAAGAGATTGAACAGGCTTTGCAACCACTCGCGATCGGGCGTGGAACGCAGAAAGCCAGCGGCGGAGCGGATGTTCAATCGATCATCGCCAATAATAACCTGGCGATCATCGATTTGCAGCAGGACGGCACGCGCTATTTCGACTTGCACCACACGCCGGATGATACGCTGGACAAGATTGACCCCGAGCAATTGCGGCAGAATGTCGCAGCATGGAGTACGGTGCTTGCGATAGTCGCCAATAGCGATGCCGATTTCACCATGCCGGCAAAACAATGAGACTGGTTCCGCTTCTTGCGTTGACGGGGATGATTCTCGCGGCCTGCTCCGAAACCCCGGTTGAGGAAAAAGGAGACGCTGCGATCGCCGAAATGGAAGCCGAAATCGAACAGGACGCCCAAACCCTGGAAGAAGCCGCCGATGAAGCGGTCAAGGCGCTGGCCGAGGATATTGATGCCGAACTGGCCGCCGAGGGCATTGGTGATCCAGCGGTAGAGACACCTACGGACGCAACGAAAAACTAGTCATCAGGCCACATTGCTGGCCGCCATTCTGTTCGACCGTTATTCAACCGACCGGTAGCGCCAGCGTTGCGCGCAATCCGCCATCGTCCCGGTTCTTGAGGATGATATCACCACCATGATCCCGGGCGATAGCGCGTGCGAGCGTCAGACCCAGTCCGGAGCCGCCGGTAGCGCGATTGCGTGAGTCGTCTCCGCGCAAAAACGGCTCGAACATCGACTCGATTGTGGATTCCGGAATCCCCGGTCCGTCGTCATCGACATGTATCATCAACCTATCGCCAGACTTTTCCACAGAGATATCCGCAGCCTTGCCGTAGAGGATCGCATTTCCGATCAGATTGCGCAACGCCCGGCGCACCAGCGTCTCGCGGACGGGAGCAATTTGCTTGTCGCCGCGCTGGTAGCGGACTTCGTTACCCAGATCGGTAAACTCGTCGACAATGGTTTCGATCAGCGAGCGAATATCGACCGGGTCCGAATGTTCCCTGGAGCGACCCAGACGAGCGAGAGACAGGATATCGTCGAGCGTGTGATCGATATCTTCGATACCGGCGATCATCTTTTCACGGTCATCATCATCTTCAACATTCTCAACGCGCACGCGCAGAGCCGCCAGCGGTGTTCGCAGATCATGGCCGATAGCGCCCAGCATCACATCCTTTTCATCAATCATGCCGTTGACGCGGCGGCTCATGTCGTTGAACGCGCGGATCAATTCCCGTGTATCGGGAGGCCCCTGCTCTGTCAGTTCTCCGGATTCGCCAGGCTGAAAAGATTGCGCTTTCGCGGTGAGCGATTTCAACGGCCTCGAAATATAGCGCCCGAGAAGGATCAGCGGAACCAGCATCAGCAGATAGATGGTGATTGTCTGGAAAAGCAACGTCCGAACCAACAAGGGCGTGCGCTCGCGAACAACGGAAGCGATGCTGACCCACTGGCCATCAGCCTGTTGGGCCGAAATGATTACAAAGCCTCTGGTCTGCGAAGGTGACCGGTTACCGCCCATCGACCGGTTGATCGGATTGTCGCGCCACTCGCGCCGGTTTGCACCGATCAGATGGCCGCTCATGTCACCTGTCAGCTCCCGAATCGATGTGGCACGAATATCGGAGAAGGAGATGCCCATATTGGCAAAGGCCTGACCCGCCCGGGCTTCGAGCTCCGGCAAGCGCCTCATATCGTCGCTAACCGCACTTTCATCGCTATATTTTAACTGCCCCCAACGCCGCGCGCGCATATCTCCGTTTCGTCGGGCCGGACGATCGCCGGATTGTCGATCGAGACCGAAGGCGATGCGGGAGACTGCGGATGTGGAGGATTCGATCAGGTTTTGATTTTGCGCGCCGCGATAGAGCAGAAAACTGTTTATGCCCTGAGCCAGAAACAGCATCAGTGCAACGACCAGCAGAAGCTGTCCGACCAGATTATTGGGCCACAGCCGCTTCACAGGGATTTCACCTCGCCGGCGAGCACATAGCCGCCGCCCCGGACAGTCTTGATGATTTCAGGGTTTTTCGGGTCGCTCTCGATTTTGCGACGCAGCCGACTGATCTGATTGTCGACGGCACGGTCGAAGGCATGGGCTTCGCGGCCCTGGGTGATATCAAGCAGTTGGTCGCGGTTGAGGACCTTGCCAGCACGGGACACCAGCGCCAGCAGCATCTGATATTCACCGGTGGAAAGGGAGATATTGACGCCATCGGCATCGATCAGGCTGCGCTTATCACATTTAAGCGTCCAGCCCGAAAACTGATATGCGCCGCCGGTGGTACCATTTTGCTTGGCGCTGCCTCGATCAGAACGGCGCAGAACGACCTTGATCCGGGCAACCAGTTCGCGAGGGCTGAAAGGCTTGGTAATATAGTCATCAGCGCCCAGTTCCAGGCCGATGATCCGCTCTGTTTCTTCGGTCTTGGCGCTGATGAAGATGACCGGGATATCGGTCTTGTCGGTGACAAAGCGGCACAGGCTGAGGCCGTCTTCACCGGGCATCATGATGTCGAGCAGGATTATGTCAAAATCATAAGCGTTGAGCAGAGATCTGGCGACGCTCGCGTCGCTGGCCTGCTGCACCTTATAACCTTGCTTGATCAGATATTCGGCCAGTGGCTCGCGCAATGTGGCTTCGTCATCGACCAGCAATATGTGAATCTTGTTCGTCATCGGATCGCCCTATCACAGGATAAACAAAAAGAAACGGACCGCCAGCCAATTGGGGGAGAGGGGGAGATGGCTGACGATCCGTTCGTGAAAAGAGTGGTTCAGGGATTAACCGCCTCTGTTATTCCGTTCGCCCTTATAGGCTGCACGAGCGGCCTGACGCTCTTCCTTGGTGAGCTTGCCGTCGTTATTGGTGTCGGCCTTGTCAAAGCGGGCCAGCGCTGCTGCGGTAAATTCTGCCTGGCTGATCTTCTGATCACCATTGGTATCGGCATTGCGCATCATAGCCATGCCATGACCACCACGCTTGTGGCCTTTACCGCGCATGCCTCTGTCGCCGCGCTTGCCGTGCATCGCCTGGGCTTCTTCCTGGCTCAATTTACCGTTACCATCCTTGTCGGCGCGCGCAAATCGTTCCGCCCTACGAGCGCTGCGAGCGGCTTCCATCTCGGCCTGGGTCAATTCGCCATCGCCATTGGTATCCGCCTTGGCAAAACGCTCGCCGCGCTTGGCTGAACGGTCTGCACGTCTGGCTTCACGATCTTCCTTTGAAAGCTGACCATCGCCATTCACATCCATCTTGGCAAAGCGGGTGTTCAGTGATGCGGTGAGTTCGGCGCGACTTATTGCACCGTCGGCATTGGTATCCGCCCGCATGCCGCGATCGCCAGGAGCGGCAACTGCTATTCCGCCAGCCATCAACAAAGCGGTAGCGCTCGAGATCAAAATTGCTTTTTTCATAATATATTCCTCATTGTCCAATTCAGGGAAGCGGCCTTGTCGTTCCGCCATGAATGTTGTTCTAACGCCGAGATGTCGCTGAACTTTGTCAGAACGGACCAAAATTGTCGCAAAATGTAACAATGAGCAGCGATGGTTCATCTTCGCGACAGTTTGCAGCCACGAATGACGCTTCATCGCGATGACACGGGCTCTGAGCCTGGCTTAGATCATGACTGCATTATGGTGTAACGGGCAGCCCCCGGCAATTTGCACATGGTTTTCGAGACTTTCAGTTCCTCGCCATCGACGATCACAATATCGGCCAGCACCATGCACGGCGTGCCATCGGGCAATGCGTTCTTCGACGAGACAGTCGAGCTTCCCGAGACATTCTCACGGACCCTGCTTTGCCATTCGACCGTCTTGCCAATCTCGCCGCCCTCGGTGGCGACCTGAGTCGCTTCTGCGGCTTGCTCTTGCTCTTCCGGATAGAGTCTGCACGAAATGGCCTGCGACAGGTTGTTTGCACTATCGACCAGAAAGTCGCCGACCAACGGTATCTTCCGGGTTACACTCGCCATGCGATCGGCCATGCCGAACAGGCCTTTGCGCTTTACCTTGGCTTCGGTTTCGTCCGGCTTGCCTTGCCCGTTTCCGCATAAGGTGCCGAACGAACTGGCGCCTGTTCTTTCCGTTGTTCCGACTTCCCCATCAGGTGTGATGGTCGCTGTGTCGGGAATTTCTGACGCTGCGTCCCGATTGTCATTGCTTTGTGGAGCTTCGGTTTTCTCATTTTGGGATTTGCTGCCAAAGATGCCGCCAAATTGCGCAGACGCCGGAGCCGGCGCGACCGTCACCGCCATGGTCGTCGCCAAAAGCAGCGGCCTGAAGACTTTAACAAATTCAATATTCATGAAATTCCCTCTCGGTCTGAACCTTAGCCATGTGCAAAGGCGAAGCAAATGGATTAGCCGCCTATGATATGCCGACCGCTGATATTACACTCCCCTGCTCAAGCTCAAGGAAGGTTCGTCTGTCGCGCGTGGCTGACGAATTCTTTGCTTGGCGGGCAATCGAAGCAACTGGGCAATTCCCGTCCTTCAACCAAAGCCGTCGGCTGTCCGTGAAGCGACACTCGCAAATATACTTAGTGATTGATTGTATTCGATTGCCTAAAATATGATTTGTTTGACCAAGATTGGGAACCAGATGTGCGGTTCTCGCGTTAAGCATGCAATTACATTTTAGCGGACAAACATTATGACTTCTCAGATTATGATCGTCGAAGACGAATTTCTCATTGCCATGGAGCTGGAACAGATTGTGGGCAATTTGGGATATGATTGTATCGGTGTTGCCGATGACACAGAATCTGCGATCGAAATGGTTGCAAAGAAACCGGACATTGCGCTCGTCGACGTCAATCTGAGCGATGGGCCGACCGGACCGATCATCGGTGCCCGGCTGGCCAACGAATTTGGCGTGAAGGTCGTATTCATCACCGCTAACCCCAAACAGTTGGGAGATGGTGTCGAAGGGACGCTTGGCGCGGTTTCCAAGCCGGTCGAAATCGAAGTATTAAAGGATGTTCTGCATTATCTGGTAGAGGTTTCCAATAACAATGATGACGTCGAACCTCCGCCACGGATGAAGCTGTTCGACTGATTCCCGCTAGCTTCCCGTCAGGCGGGATTGCTGCACTTCCATCTCTATCTGCAAACCGGTGGGCAGCCATAGCCGTTCGAGCTTTCCGCCCAATTGCTGGGTAACCGACATCTCAACCAGTTTTGAGCCAAATCCCGAATGAGACGGCGGCGTCGAGATTTCTTCCCCTCCCATTTCGGTCCATTTGAATATCACCATCTTGCCACTACTCGCTATCTCCAGATTGACCTGGCCTTGATCCGCTGCCAGCGCGCCATATTTCATCGAATTGGTTGCCAATTCGTGGAATACCAGCGCGATCGGGGTTGCTGCGCGATCGCTTACCGTAATGTCTCCTCCGGTGATGCGCAGTCTTTTCTCCGAAAATGCCGGGTAGGAGGCAAATATCTCTGACAGAAGATGCTGAATTGTGACAGCGCCCGCCTCAGACTGCTCTTTGTCATTGTGCGGGCGTACATATTCATGAGCGCGCCCCAAGGCGGCAATCCTGCCCTTCAGGGTTTCCGCAGGCTCCCGGAAACTCTCATCTCCGCGTGCGGTCATGCTGATCAATCCGGAGATGATGGCGAATATATTCTTGATACGATGGCTCAGCTCCTGACTGAGTATCTCGTTCTGGCTTGCCGTCTGCTTGGCATCCTCGATGTCTGTGCACGTGCCGATCCAGCGCTGTATTTTCTGGTCCGGCCCGATGATCGGCAGCGCCCGCCCGAGAACCCAGCGATATTGCCCGGAGCGATGCCGAAGACGATATTCGACTTCATAGGGCTCGCCGGTTTCCAGACTGTGTCGCCACCGTTTCCACGCTTCTGGCTGGTCTTCGGGATGAAACATATCGGCCCAGGCTTCGCCATCGGTTGACCCGGCTGGTGCTCCGGTAAATTCATACCAGCGAGCGTTATAATAATCATGGTCACCGTCCGGTAGCGTTGACCAGACCATCTGAGGCATCGTGTCAGCAAGTGCATGAAACGCATCACCGCTCAGCTGCAAGGCGCCCCGCGCCTGAAGCTTTGCGTCACGCCGCTGTTGGTCGCTATATTCGTGCAACCTGAAATTTCTGATTTCGCTACGGGTTGGCATATTCAGCTTTCACTGTTTCTTGGGTCTGATGCTCAGGAGCTTTACCATCATAGGCTATGGCAACGGAGCCAATCAATTTAGCCTGTTTTCAGCAAATTTAAATAGAACTTTTTTGAATGGGTGGGTTTTAGATCACTTCTGCCAGGCAAATTGTCGAACAGAGTATCCTTTTACAGTCTGGCAGAGCACTCAGAGCAGCTTGTCGACAATGCAACGTATTAGCTTCTATGGAGTTGCACTGTAAATATCATATATTTGAATTGTCGACCGTCATCACCATCCTTCGTAAAGCGCTCAACAATCCCGCGCTTTGCCCCATTGAAAGGGACTGTTTCGTGCGTGAGATTGGAATTGTGGGCAGCGGACCCATGGCAATTTACCTGCTGAAATATCTCGCTGCCAGCGAAGAACCGCTTTCGATCACCATTTTCGAAGCCTCGCCATCGGCAGGGATGGGCATGCCGTACGATCCCGACCTGAATGCAGATTATATGCTGTGCAACGCCTTTAGCCGCGAGATCCCTGCCCCTGTGCGGCCGCTGATTGACTGGCTCAAGGACCGTCCGGCCCGCGAACTCAGCGAGTGGGAATTATCTGCCCACGACCTGACAGCCCGCGCATTTTATCCCCGCGTGCTGATCGGGGAATATCTCCATTCACAATTCGGTGAACTATGCGAAAATGCGCGCTCTGCTGGCCACAAAGTCAAAGTGCTTACGGACAGCCGCGTGACCGACCTTGAGGGCGCCGGCAAGGCGAAAGCGACCATTCACTATGTGTCAGCTCAGATCGATGAAACGGCACAGTTCGACATCGTCGTAATCGCTTCGGGCCATAGCTGGCCCGACATTCCCGAAATCGACGGGGTAAAGCTAGTATCGCCATGGCCCTATACGAATATCACCGACCTGGCCGAGAATGATATCGGTGTTCTCGGTTCCTCGCTGTCAGCGATCGATATCGTGGTGGCCCTTGGTCATGCCCATGGTCAGTTTGAGGAAAACGGGGATAGAATCAGCTGGTTAGCGAATGATGTCGATGATGCGCTGCGGATCACCATGGTGTCGCACATGGGAATCATGCCAGAAGGCGATTTCTATTATCCCTTTCCCTATCAGCCGCTGACATGCCTTACCGATGAGGCAATCGAGCAAGAGATTGACCGCGGACAACACGGTCTTCTGGATCGCGTGTTCACACTTCTATGTGACGAACTGGACTCGGTTGATCCCGAATATCTGGACAGTTTGCCCAAGACCGCGAGAACCGTAGAAGGCTTTGCACCGGCATATTTTTCTCGTCGACGCGAGCTCGGTGGGTTGCGAGCGGTCAAACGGGATCTGGCCGGATCGCGCGAGACCATGCGGCGCAAGGAAACCATCCCCCATCGCTATGCCTTGCTTCGCGGCCACGAGGCATTTGATCGCATATTGCGAGAGCTGACAGAAGCAGATTATGCGCTTTTCCTCGATCATCTCATGCCGGTCTTTGCCGATTGTTATGCTGCTGTGCCGCACCTTTCTCTCGCTCGTGTCACAGCGCTGTACGATGCTGGTGTGCTTGAGCTTGTGGCAACTGAGGAAGGAGCCGAATTTAGATCAACGGAAGATGGTGGTATCGAGGTGGATACCGAGGATGGCCCCACGCGATTTGATGTCATGGTTGATGCGCGCGGACAGGCTCCGGCAAGTTTGAAGGATTTGCCCTTTCCCGGACTGGTCAACGC
Coding sequences within:
- a CDS encoding sensor histidine kinase, translating into MPTRSEIRNFRLHEYSDQQRRDAKLQARGALQLSGDAFHALADTMPQMVWSTLPDGDHDYYNARWYEFTGAPAGSTDGEAWADMFHPEDQPEAWKRWRHSLETGEPYEVEYRLRHRSGQYRWVLGRALPIIGPDQKIQRWIGTCTDIEDAKQTASQNEILSQELSHRIKNIFAIISGLISMTARGDESFREPAETLKGRIAALGRAHEYVRPHNDKEQSEAGAVTIQHLLSEIFASYPAFSEKRLRITGGDITVSDRAATPIALVFHELATNSMKYGALAADQGQVNLEIASSGKMVIFKWTEMGGEEISTPPSHSGFGSKLVEMSVTQQLGGKLERLWLPTGLQIEMEVQQSRLTGS
- a CDS encoding M20/M25/M40 family metallo-hydrolase; translation: MKTLSTLLAGVTALSLSTATLANDHDPMALQAKALQDDVAYDIVEGLTTEVGPRQAGTEAEARARNWAVAKLNALGFSNVRSEAYLMPTWIRGKETAAVVSPFPQALAITALGNSGSTGDKGLTAEVVYFPTLADLVAAPDGSLTGKIAFVSHEMKPTQDGSSYGAFGPARFVGPNIAAKKGAAAIIIRSAGTDHHRNPHTGNTNFEAGVTPIPAGALSIPDAENLARMFARGKAVKLKLVLTPQNIGQQQSGNVIAELPGSDPSLGMIVIACHLDSWDLGTGAIDDASGCAITAAAAKQIMAAGQPKRTIRLLWAGAEEVGIWGGKAYGEAHTGDNHALAMESDFGADRIWRVEFNFPDSATSVAKEIEQALQPLAIGRGTQKASGGADVQSIIANNNLAIIDLQQDGTRYFDLHHTPDDTLDKIDPEQLRQNVAAWSTVLAIVANSDADFTMPAKQ
- a CDS encoding response regulator translates to MTNKIHILLVDDEATLREPLAEYLIKQGYKVQQASDASVARSLLNAYDFDIILLDIMMPGEDGLSLCRFVTDKTDIPVIFISAKTEETERIIGLELGADDYITKPFSPRELVARIKVVLRRSDRGSAKQNGTTGGAYQFSGWTLKCDKRSLIDADGVNISLSTGEYQMLLALVSRAGKVLNRDQLLDITQGREAHAFDRAVDNQISRLRRKIESDPKNPEIIKTVRGGGYVLAGEVKSL
- a CDS encoding EF-hand domain-containing protein, whose translation is MKKAILISSATALLMAGGIAVAAPGDRGMRADTNADGAISRAELTASLNTRFAKMDVNGDGQLSKEDREARRADRSAKRGERFAKADTNGDGELTQAEMEAARSARRAERFARADKDGNGKLSQEEAQAMHGKRGDRGMRGKGHKRGGHGMAMMRNADTNGDQKISQAEFTAAALARFDKADTNNDGKLTKEERQAARAAYKGERNNRGG
- a CDS encoding response regulator — its product is MTSQIMIVEDEFLIAMELEQIVGNLGYDCIGVADDTESAIEMVAKKPDIALVDVNLSDGPTGPIIGARLANEFGVKVVFITANPKQLGDGVEGTLGAVSKPVEIEVLKDVLHYLVEVSNNNDDVEPPPRMKLFD
- the putP gene encoding sodium/proline symporter PutP, producing MQTGALISLALYFVGMLAIGFYAWRKSTDSSEGYLLGGRNLHPAVAALSAGASDMSGWLLLGLPGALYAAGLVEVWIGIGLFAGALVNWIVVAPRLREQTERMGNALTIPEFLANRFPDKALALRVTSAIIIVLFFAVYTAAGLVGGGKLFETSFAGLFGDTGMSDYMTGIWMTAGVVLAYTMVGGFLAVSLTDFVQGCIMVVALVLMPLVVLTDDGGISAITSQLDALDPNFLSLTAGLSFIGFLSAVTWGLGYFGQPHIIVRFMAIRSVPDVAKARTIGMSWMGVALLGAIGVGITGRAYVEMNGLALADPETIFILLANTLFHPLITGFLLAALLAAIMSTISSQLLVSSSSLTEDFYRLFLRKNASERETVNVGRLFVALVALVAIYIARDPDSKVLGLVSNAWAGFGAAFGPLILLSLTWKRMTGAGAVSGLVIGAGVVILWIAMGWNKEFLGGPGVYEIIPGFVAALVAIVGVSLAGRPTATV
- the ettA gene encoding energy-dependent translational throttle protein EttA; translation: MAVQYSYVMKGLTKTFPGAPKPVLDNIHLQFLPGTKIAIIGKNGAGKSTLMKIMSGQDDEFQGEAWAGEGIRVGYLAQEPQLDESKTVKENVMDGVREVADLVARFNEISTIMGDPPEDVDFDALMEEMGELQEKIDAVDGWTLDNQLEIAMEALRCPPGDSPVTDLSGGEKRRVALCRLLLDKPEILMLDEPTNHLDAESVAWLEKHLIDYAGNVILVTHDRYFLDNVVNWVLEIDRGKGLPFEGNYSSWLDAKAKRMAQEEREDKSRQKAIEHELEWMRQSPKARQTKSKARIKSFDDLVASQENRVIGKAQILIQTPERLGSKVIEAKGLTKAYGDKLLFEDLEFSLPPGGIVGIIGANGAGKTTLFRIITGQEQPDNGSLELGDTVKLGYVDQSRDTLDASKNIWEEISDGHDFFTFGKNEVQTRAYVGAFNFKGVDQQKKVGQLSGGERNRVHLAKMLKEGGNVLLLDEPTNDLDVETLRALEDALENFAGCAVVISHDRFFLDRLATHILAFEGDSHVEWFEGNFEAYEEDKRRRLGDAADRPTRVAYKKLTR
- a CDS encoding sensor histidine kinase, whose translation is MKRLWPNNLVGQLLLVVALMLFLAQGINSFLLYRGAQNQNLIESSTSAVSRIAFGLDRQSGDRPARRNGDMRARRWGQLKYSDESAVSDDMRRLPELEARAGQAFANMGISFSDIRATSIRELTGDMSGHLIGANRREWRDNPINRSMGGNRSPSQTRGFVIISAQQADGQWVSIASVVRERTPLLVRTLLFQTITIYLLMLVPLILLGRYISRPLKSLTAKAQSFQPGESGELTEQGPPDTRELIRAFNDMSRRVNGMIDEKDVMLGAIGHDLRTPLAALRVRVENVEDDDDREKMIAGIEDIDHTLDDILSLARLGRSREHSDPVDIRSLIETIVDEFTDLGNEVRYQRGDKQIAPVRETLVRRALRNLIGNAILYGKAADISVEKSGDRLMIHVDDDGPGIPESTIESMFEPFLRGDDSRNRATGGSGLGLTLARAIARDHGGDIILKNRDDGGLRATLALPVG